The genomic window GTAGTCGTGGTTGGGACAATCAAATCGACGCCAGCACTTGCAAtggataattttggcgtaaAGAAACAAATTTCATCAACCTTTTGCAAAACATTAGCTCTTTCTTTTACTTCTAAGATTGTATAAGATCTgatgaaaatatgaaagcgCCAGGAATAATAGATATTATGAATTTCTACGGGGTATCTAGCgaagatttacgaaaaaaaattattatttataaaaagctctgctttcaaaaatattaacattcagctattcacttttcacatcgaatatacagggtgccacaaattgagaaaattcgataggaatattaatggtcgtttataaatgtagaccatttagaacaAATAATAAGGGAaatggttcaagaaatcactcccgaggtATGTAGGagtatattttaacaattttgtaaaagagcaattacatgtatggaacacgaAAGTTGATACGAAAGTGGCAAAtacgaactgaagataactgtttAAGAATGAATGGTTAACGATGGGAATGTTTTgaccacttcaattttaaattaaatttcgcaAATCCTACTTCTAAAACACGGTAAGTGTTATCTAAATTAACCAATCATCatacttaaaatgtttatttgctaatttgaaacatttataacaaaataaataatacagaacatttatttttcatacattacgttacaattattattgttgacgtaagtaaaaacagttatcttcagttTGTTTTTGCCTtaacgtatccaccttcgcgtTGAATACatctaattgtttttttacaaaattgttaaaatacactcctacatacctcgagagtgatttcttgaaccgtttcccttattatctgttctaaatggtctGGCACCCTGTATATTAAATGCCTTtaatgtcaaaagtgaataggaAAGCTTTTTATATAGAATACATTATtatcgtaaaccttataataaacaagtgaaaacaaacaattgactgagttaattgttgaaataccatgcataatcagtgttgatttctttatcaaattacacatacaaacatgtaattggcgccctcacgggtaaacagtgatatttacgaaaaaatgtttcaaacaaaagttgtttaatttttgataaggaacatttttttcatttaagcttttgttctatctctaacggtttacaagatgggccttacggacccaagacccaattgatctatgatgctcatttacgaacttgacctcactttttacgtcctgagtacgctgtaataatttcagctcgatatctttttcgtttttgaattatcgtgtccacagacggacggacggacgggcaaccggaaatggactaattaggtgatttagtgaacacctatgacaaatttttttcctagcatcattatttttaagcgttacaaacttgggactaaacttaatataccatgtatatttcatatacatatacatggtataaaaagtttccCATATAActtagctagatataataaaagCTATAATAAAAGTTTCCAATAACTTAGctaaacaccctgtatattattcATACCTAGATATAAATCAACAATACTTTGTAAGTTTGTACTCTAAGTGTGAGTTGTAAGTGCAATGCTTAAAGTTTCGAAAGATTACAAAAGGATTTACTTTCACGGTAAGTTATAGGATATGAAGGCTCTAGAAATTATGATAGTTGAAAATAAACAGCAaagaattatgaaaataaatatttattccatTGATATAATGTACACAATATACACAATAAAGGATTGAAATCGCATTGTTTATAAACGTATTTTCGGGCAGTTTATTTATACACGGAACGTGGTTAAATCAATTCGATTGACGTATATACTTATAGTTTTTCCAAATCTATTTTCTTTCGCTTCATgcttcgaaatttattttttttctgtacaatttgaatcgatttttttgtctaATAGTTCAACAGCTTCTGGCATGGGTATATTCGTatcaaatttctgaaattttcaaaatatatcaattGGATTTTTTTCTTCTAAGAAAATACTATATTACTAATTATCGAGGGCCATGCTGAGCTAGTTTTGTAACGGCTACTTGACGATCGTTTAATCGTTACTAGTAAAATCGTCTATTTCCTGGTGGAAAAGTATTTGAAGAAACaaaaagtcttaataagtcttagaaatTCGGAAGTCTTAgtaactctgaataactctaaATTTCTAAACGTTTTTGGGCTGTCTAATTCAGACTTATTACGTGTGGATAAGTCTGAATTAGACAGTCCAAAAacgagttattcagagttcctaagacttttttaGAGTTTCCAAgactttttaaagatttttttttcttcaaatatttttccaccAAGATGCAATCAAATTTACTAGCAGATAGTTATTTTACTCGATAACTATCAGCAATTTATTCATTTGGATACGGCGATACTGCAGAGATGAAGGCAATGAAACAGCCGATGAACTTGCCCATTAAAGAGCAGACTACCGTGACAAGTATACGACAATATCGCCCTTAAATAACTGGGTGGATAAGTCCATGAACAGAAAATGGAAAGCTAAGCAAGTTTCAGGCAAATATCTGAGTACAATGCCGCAAGATTATACTGGCTTATTAGCAAAAATCAGAAaagcatatacatattatttgccaacagtttatttaaaaagcatCTATATCGTATTGGGCTGGAGGACAGCGGAATCTACCCGAGCTTGAAATCGTGATGTGTACGTCATTTTACCTTTACACAGGATTCATTATAATGGGAATCTGTCCTACTAGTATAAAAGAGATACAAAAATACAAGCTTTCAAAATTCTAGCTTTCATGCAATTTAAGGGCAACATAGCATGCTCAGACTGTTACGGGGTGAATAAAACACGATATTTTGGGGAAATGTCCTTTCAAAGCTAATCTTATTCTGCCTAAACTTTTCTAGTTAGATCAAAGTGGGAAAGCTAGTAATAAACTACAGACAATGGCCACAGTGTCATAGGGAATGAACCAGGCAAAGGAGAGGCTTCTTTAAAAGTCTcaactttacttttaaaattccaaattcAACCTCATTTCATTTAGGTATAGATTAGCAGCTCCCATAATTCTACCCACGATTCCAGAATTTAAAACATGgctgaagaaaaattatatggtttaagtaaaagttttaaaagactaggttgattttaaaagattatttcaGATCTGAAATAACAAGGTTTGGGAAAGCTTTACCTCATattgtaaacaataattatcaATGATAAGAAAGATAttcattcttttaataatttgacatcTGTATCTGAAATTATTCGTAGCTTGCACGGTCATAGATTTCACTTTCTTATTTTGAATCGAACAATATTTGGATTCAAAACTTACTCTGGTGGAAATATTTTCTACCAATAGTCTAATTTAATCTTGCAGTGTTCtgaaaaacaattctagaaaaatGAGTAGGTCTAAAAAATTCGGAAAAAGTAAGAAAAGATTTATGAAAAGCTTACTAAGCAGTTTGAAGACTGCATTTTTTGCTGCAAGTTTTTGGACTCTATAGAAGAAGAATTTATCCGAGATTTCACGAAAACTTAGCTTAAGTTAGAAAAACTCTAAATAATTTCCTGGcaagtttttatatttcttgtgagaagtattaaatatgataaaacccTACAGGATTTAATTTTTCggaaatttgaaatgttttaaattttactgattaATTGTGAAAAAGTTATACTCTTACTTTAGCAATATTTTCATGCAATCTTTGATTTCTAAAAAAGTCTTCTAGGAGAGTTCAAAAACTTGTCAAAATGCAGTCTTCAAACTTCTTCATAAGTTTTACATAGATCTTTTCGTACTTTTTCAGAATGTTTCAGAATTTTTCAGACTTACTCATTcttctagaattgtttttcaGAACATTTCAAGATTAAATTAGATTattgtcaaaatatatttccacCAGTGTAGAAAATAGGAAAAGGTAAGAAAAATCATTATAGTATCTAATACCTCATTATATTgctctttattttctttaaatgattTGCTATCGATTGTTGCTTTTGGTCTCAAAAACGGTGCTAAATATAAAGGATCCAcatcttcaattttattaaaaccagTTAAGTAACTTATTATTAAACCAAAGACTACAGTAAACGTTGTACCCATTGCTGTATACAATAAGAATGTTATTCGATACAAGAAGAATACATTCctacaagaaataaaaaagttagtAACTTTTGATTTCGAAAcgttaagaatgtacgagcgccagggcaattttggataaaaggattagttttttttatatgttgaactaaatctaaatcaattctgaaaattttaaggggaaagaattgcccgattatttaaataagcaaatgacttcaaaaataggcatatttaacattggttttatagtAGGTACTTGATAacataagacgaaaaataagaataaaatttttcgatatctggagtaattttcaaaaatcgaaaattgaaactCGAAATTGCGCTTGCTACGCCactgataatattaaaatattttcaaccacaagtctacgTATtccttggcgcttgtactaccttaagtggGTATAATATAGTTTACGTTTCATCGTAGTCATCCGGTGGTTGAGGTGTGCTTACAAGCTCTGTAATATTAAATGTACAACCATCTGTATAAACAGGTTTTATTGGATAATGCATTTTTCCTGTTGCTAGCATCGTTTGAGCACCAAAACAAATCCATGCCATAAAGATTAATCCACTAAAACCTGCATACAAAGCACCCTAAAATAGagtgatatattttaaatcggaatctaaaaattcttcgaaaGAGTTTTCGCAGAAAGAAAACTTCTCTacaattttctctaaaactattaTGTTGCAGAAAATTCTgttcttataatttatattaatttaacttaCCTTGGCATTTGCTCTTGGAAATAAGATACCCAAAGTAAATACACCAAGTAAAGGACCAGATGAAATTGATCCAAGTGCAGCAgataactgaaaataaattttggtgttAACAATTAACCCGGCAATATAAATAATCCGTCGTTATAAACAACCCGATGATATATTCATTCAACACTATAATTCTAggcaattctaaaaagaaataaacaatatcgttttatattacttaaacatagataaaaaacatacacaagtaaaatatatgcaatagaacatacgtgacagttctagaatttgctaaaCCGTACGTTAACAAttgattgtaactatataaacagCGCACAATGTGCGATACCGTCAGATTACAATACAGactcttcaagttaactacagtcaagttttatcatctatcagcataacattaaaataaaagtattgtgaactatattgtatttgtatgtggtaaaaaacttaacaataaaaaatcgtataagtatttgagtatagacagttcatttttttattacactaatttgattacgttaaataaaaattaattattagataaatttttacaaaactaagCATACTTGTAATATCTGTCCCAATTTTTCAACTATGGCTGCTAATCCAACTATGATAACTCCTGTAACAAAAACCACAGTTTTCACAATGACTTGTTCTTGCTTTGGTGTCAATTTCGTAAAAATAGGTTTAAAACAATCTTCTAAAAATACAGCGGCCAATGAATTTAAACCACTTGATAGAGAACTCAGCGATGCACTAAAAACACCTGCTAAAAATAGTCCTGATGCTCCAGGGAAATCTTTCAAAGTGTCAATAACCAGTAATGGTAAAAGTTGATCTTTTGATGTTACAATCTAAAAAGCAGTCGAAGTACAATttgttgaaaacaattttttatttttcattgtgtTATATACTTGCCTTTGTTGAAAAAGGATCACAATTGAAATAAGCTGCAAAAATAACTAGACCTGCATAAGCACATAATCCTAGAAAGATTGTTTTGGCTAAAATAAACAACCATACTACcctaaaaaaaatcgaaatatgataatttttattcttatctgTCTTCGAATAAAAAGAAGGTTTGTAGAATAAACAAATGTATACTTACGATTTAGCCTCTTTTAGGGAAGGCAAAGAAACATATCTTTGCATCATCACTTGATTAATAATTCCagaattaattacattaaatgtACCTCCAAACATCAAAACAGGGAATGTTAATCGTTTGGTTAAACTTAATTCCATGCTAAAAAGaagttatatttgaaaaataatattgcttTTAAGCCAATTCGAATAACTAACTTTCTCAAAGAAGAGACAGTTacttctgccaaaataaaaatagaaaataaaagtaaaaggtTGCAAAAGAAATGAACAAGTTCTAGAACAAGTTCTAGACTTCTCGCCAAAATTCAATTACCTTCTCcttttttacatattaatactaaacattaaataaaatcactaCACAATTTGTTCCGACCGAAGGTGgaaacaatatattttcaatcacTTGGTAATACGTTCACGAATTAAATCAACAAGGTATCGCTATTTCTAAGCCACCAAATATGTAACAGATAAAATGAGTAAGTTTACAAACTTTATCAAAGAAGAGATAGTTACttcttccaaaataaaaataagtaaaaggtttgcaaaaggaaaataaaaaggtCTAGAATTGACTTCTCGCAAAGATTCGATTACCTTCTCCCTTTTTTACATATTAGTCTTAAATAAATCACTATCTCCATTAAACATTAAGTAAAATCACTATCtccatttaataattgaaattaattcttACTCTGGATATTCCAATCTTCCAGAAGCTACATTACGTTCGATTACTGTTCCCAAACCACCAAGGTCCCAAGTTGCTTTAATTAGTACTAAAACCATTGAACTAACCATTAAGAATGCTTGTAAAAAATCGGTCCATATCACTGCACGTATTCCacccttaaaaataattacataatattaataatttttcattaacttaattaaaattaagtaaaatttaattaccacACAAGTGTAGAAAATACACACGGCACTGACTATTGGTGTTATAATGTGCACATTGATTCCAGTTACTAAAACACAAAAGccaattattattcattcgaAATAATGTGATTCGGGACTGACCcaatatacaaaattcattctttatataaagctctgctttcaaaaatattaacattcagctattcacttttgaccaCGAATGTACAGGGTTTCCACAAATTGAAATGTTCGATAGCAATGTTagtggtcgtttagaaatgtagatcatttagaacagataataaggtaaacggttcaagaaatcactctcgagatatgtaggagtgtatttaaacaattttgtaaaaaaaacaattatgtacATATATGGAACGTGAAGGTGGATATATtaaggcaaaaacgaactggaAATAACTGTTTAGGAATGAATTGTTAACGATTCCCTTCGGTTAACGGttcacttcaattttaaattaaaatttgcaaatcaaacaaacatttataacaaaataattaatacagaacgtttatttttcatacattaagTTACCGATATTATTCTTGACGTAAGTAAAAATAGTTATCTTCAGTTTGTTcttgcctcaacgtatccataAATTCGTGTCCCATACATCTAATtgcttttttacaaaattgtttaaatacacccCTACACACCTCAATTCATGTtctcaatataacaaaaatcTGGGAAAATCTTTAAGTGATCCGCTAGCTTAATATTAAGTTAGAAAACCAGTCcataattttttggaaagtatttggacagcaaaattttaaatttcacgaATATTTTACGGATAAAAAACGGCAAATTCTCCGTATGGAAAAGgtggaaaattcgaaaattggtccactaacttatatatatatttttagtaaagaGCGAAGATCGATATTTGACTTACCATGATTTAGAGCTAATGCTGGTACAAAAATTACTATTGGCAGCCATAacatctaaaatataaataatatccattatataaaaaaaccttGCCTCTATTAAGGacaataatttcgaaaatataagCATGCTAAACTGTAAACATAGTTTATGGTCCTTAATGTaatgaataattcatttttaattaaagagaattgaaaaaacaatacattcgaaccaggactcgaacctggacttcttggattcatgccaaatTGGATCATTCGagctctagacacagagtgcaattttttcaactcatcgaatttttattttgtttatttacttatttttattattattatttgttttgtttactttaatcatgtatacgatatttatttacatcaaagtctctcgattataattgacaattttaatatgatacatacagcataaactaaatattgaaaaatatcttgtctaaTAATCTTAAtctaaaagaattgaaaaaacaatacaCTAGAAaaaggactcgaacccggaatTCTTagattcatgccaagcgccctatctaaaaataagtaaataaacaaagtaaaaataaaaactcgatgagctgaaaaaattacactctgtgtctagagctCGAATGGCCctattggtagggcgcttggcGTGAATCCAAGAGTctgggttcgagtcctggttaaGATTATTAGACAAGATATTggtcaatatttagttttaaataaactcatataaaaatcgtcaattataatcgagagactttgatgtaaataaatatcgtatacatgattaaagtaaacaaaacaaataataataataattcatttttatattaaatatatggtcATTCGCACAAGAGAAATGTCGACATCATGTGTATATATACTAATCACTCTGGTTACTGTTACTCAAAGACTATCTGTTACTCTGCCTGGTCAGAGCTAATAAATGAGTCACAAAAACTTTAAGTAATTTtctggtaatttattttttccttaagAGAAGTATTCAATATGATAAAAGTAAAACCTAAAGTAattgatttttcgaaaatgtgaaatgttttaaattttattgattaattctaaaaaactcttctaaattaaaaagtcttctaaattttcataaaatctctgattcattctgaaaaagtcttcgAGGAGAACTCAGAATATTTCTTCTGAAAGAGTCTATTACCAATCTATTACCATTTTCTGCCATTAAATGATTGCTTAATAATTTATTGGCtattttcagactttttcagagatagttttacttcacatattctttttctgaacttcaaactaaatattctggattccagaacagatttatttccacaagggtaataattaatttatcgtaaaccgtacaaaGAATCCACTTGAAAATACAGAAGGCATATTAAAtgtcttaattaaataaaaatcatttctagagtaaatttatgacaaaaaacaTAAATCGATTATCGAACGTGTGTTTTCTGAGATTTCGCTCAAAATGATATCTGgacttttgtaaatttatatcttAATTTTGTTACATACCACACTAACAATGAATAAAATCGATCCAAGTCGTCGTAAAGATTTATCAAATCGCAACTCTAAATactgaaaataaagaaattaacaaaaagtttataaatatatatacaatagaTAAGCATTAGGTAATATTTATAGCCTTTAAcagtaaataaacaacaaatcgatatttttaacgCTTTATCACTTACCTCATAAGTCGAAGTTAATCGCAAATCCATAAAAAcaggtaaatatatataattaccaATTATTCCCATACAAAAACCATCTAATATtgcataataaaattgtataccaaatatataaatttcagtAGGAAAGCCCAAAAATGAAATTCCAGAAATAtagctaaaatatatttttgaaattgaaatgtattttttcaaaactagtaggattacatacttagtttattaaaataggataaaatttcggtgtaatagagcaaaatcaatttttttggattttacgacgtcatagagtataaaaaaataatttcttggaGATCTGGGCCAAATTTcgttcgatttgaatgaaattttttttgaaacatattaaCTTTGAgtcatatttatcattttttgtattaataagtCGCTTATACCCCTCCTTGGGTCAAATGTGGGAACCATCATAgttaaattgtgaaaaatattgcagtaacgttaaatttgacccaatttgatttgaaaagtatgacccaaaattagtaggattacatacttagttaATTACGCCatagagtataaaaatcaattttttacttagttttagttttaggattacatacttgtccatgactttgacctacaattatcaataaactttttgattaaatgcaataataactgatatttttaagtcgcatttcctcggaaagctaacgattttcgaaaaaatgttttaaataaaaaatgtttgttttttttatgaggttcaactttcttatttaaattgttattcgaTCTTCTATTCTTAAGGATTTGAGTTAACTATTAAAAGATCCAGAAGACTCAGATCAAATCTGACGCTACAATGTGATGTTCTACTTAaatctgaataatttttgtacgaagaattttttttgtagtgtaagtattttagaatatatttgGGTGTAGGTATTAAAATGGATTACCctgtatgtatgttttaaaataatatatgcaaCCATTTTACATATAAGATGTAGTGGTTGCCATAGGAATAGAAGAAATAAACGatttaacttatatttttacaaataataagaCAAATAacagattatagttttatataataaattataatctgtgagACAAATTCTATTCTTCGGTCTcattttttcgcattttttcatgttttcacATGAAGGTTTTCacaaaaactgataaattaTGAAGCCGCGGACGTAGttcataatattgaaaaaaaaaacaattagtgAGATAGATcgtttgaaaatgtaaataatattagtcTAATTGAATACAGGATATAATTTTCAAGATTATGGTATTTATTATTGCCCACtacttattattgtaaattgtgattaattataaaatatgaagcACCGTTTGAatctataataaaacatttttatacaaattaatagtACTAGCTCGACCCATGCGGAATTCCGCTCCAGTAGCTACCGTAATCCGTGGCTAGCCTGTATACCCGTTAGGagaatatgtattaaaaatagtaattatatgtctatagtattaggagagcatctgtaaaaactaacatgcttgcctaataatgttttgaatattatatgtatagagtATTAGAAGAGCATCTGCAAAAAGTAACATGTTTGCctactaaacttattatttaaatttatgacatttttagaccgttagtatatttttcgtcaaacatAGACATAATAAGTTTGAAAATGAGAGGTGAgtcatggaatttgatatagtaataaggaagataagggtagaACAGGAacaaacttgctagagtaataataatatattacattcaaaaactttcaaaacgtACAAATCCAAAGGTATcaggaaaaaattaaatgtatgctttttttttaaaacaacttttgataaaaatcttcgataccgaaaaaaaatgaaaatgatgcaaaaaatttgaaattttatttatcaattaatcgtccttttatacgtcttttgcgAAAAATTCATGTAGATTCTTtgaacggtttatgagaaattaactatcaaagtcaattttttaagggcACATTTCTCTATTATTGCTGTAcaaagaatcgatatgaatttttaacaaaagacCTATCTATATAAAAGTGattgattgataaataaattttttaatttttgttatcattttcattaagGTAAttcgataccgtaaattgaaaatgataccaaagatttgaaattttgtaaaggaAAGATGCATAGACTCCCCCTCCCAACATGAGATTTGGGGTTGTTTAGAACTCTATTTGTATCCTCCTCGTATTTAGAACATACCTGACAGCAAGTGAAATTGTTACCGGCCATACGGCCATATTTTGACTtccaattaaataatctttaacaTTTTTAGATGTTTTAATAAATCCAAAATATACTCCAATAAATATGCAAACCAGCAACATTATAAGAAATACCACATAATCAGGCCAAACAAATGCATTTTTTGGAATATCCATTGTTGAACAATTCAACAATTAAGTAATATTCGTTGTAAAAACAAACGCACTAACAATTAGAAccacataaataaattgattgctccgaattaaatttttttttaaatgtttcgtGTGTTTTCTTAATATTAGTGAATTGAATGTTCGCATTCACTCAACTGATAGAATAattgagatattttattttcatcatccGAATATAAAAactagtaaatttaattaatttatctttttgtCGTGAATAACAATCAGAATATTATTTATCcctgaataaatatatatatccttaaataaattcaatttaactaCTGTATATattgttaagaaaaaatatttaaaaaatggtttctgCAAATATCAATCTGGATTTTTTTTTAGCTCTCCATTTCCTGTTGTTTATATGCTACAAAAGTTTCGTAAATAAATTCCTCTCCTGCTTCGATGCGTTTGCAGTACCTCAGGATAAAACGatttaaaaccattaaaattttaataatggatATTTTTGAATGGTTTTAAATCGTTATGTTTTCGAAATGTGTTAAAAAGAATCCGACgatttagaattattaaaaatgatagaaCGATTTGAAATGGTTTCTCTTAACCTAGGACTGGAAAGGTAATAAggttttcattaataaattcgAATAGCCTTCTCTTTACGAATTGAATTTGTTGCTAAATTTTCGTTGCTCATCAGTCATGACTCGTGAATTTccgatcaaaattattaaaaatgttggaaattaatttaaatctttGAATCGTaatagatttcaataaaaaaaatgaacgaattctgattcaataaaatttaacagtAAATTCCGGCCAActcatttcaattgaaattcaaACATCCCCTAACATTAAATCTATGCCCATAATTAACCCTTTCTAGTTATTTACCccacaaaataaatacattatgagtaattttataaaattttattagaaaattaataaataacattacacATTAATTAAACAGATTTTCAACAAACGCTCCTCGATCATCAGTTTCAGGTTTTAATAATTTCTCTTTACTTTTAGGTGCAAAATTAAAACTAGGTGTAATtgtctttttcaattttgaacctttttgtaaattaagattaaatatCGTTGCTTGTTTCTTAACTTGTGCAATTtctgtttgtaatttttgtctTCGCATTGCTTTTTCATACGCTAATCGTTCATTTAGATGTATCCATTTGAAACCcgttaagtattttatattccaAAGGCAATCATattgtttcgaattttttcgacTATTAActtgtttattgtttaattgTAACGCTACTTGCTTTGCAATGgattttttctcaaattcaaTCCAACCTTCTGTGAAgtgttttgcaaattttcgtcgtttcttcttttttattgGCTCACCAGATGCATCCTctaccaaa from Chrysoperla carnea chromosome 2, inChrCarn1.1, whole genome shotgun sequence includes these protein-coding regions:
- the LOC123293034 gene encoding activator of basal transcription 1-like produces the protein MDTDDLSNEKPIQTKKPKRGIIYLSTIPPYMNVARIKEYFESYGKVGRIFLQPAVPEDASGEPIKKKKRRKFAKHFTEGWIEFEKKSIAKQVALQLNNKQVNSRKNSKQYDCLWNIKYLTGFKWIHLNERLAYEKAMRRQKLQTEIAQVKKQATIFNLNLQKGSKLKKTITPSFNFAPKSKEKLLKPETDDRGAFVENLFN
- the LOC123293032 gene encoding sodium-coupled monocarboxylate transporter 1-like, translating into MDIPKNAFVWPDYVVFLIMLLVCIFIGVYFGFIKTSKNVKDYLIGSQNMAVWPVTISLAVSYISGISFLGFPTEIYIFGIQFYYAILDGFCMGIIGNYIYLPVFMDLRLTSTYEYLELRFDKSLRRLGSILFIVSVMLWLPIVIFVPALALNHVTGINVHIITPIVSAVCIFYTCVGGIRAVIWTDFLQAFLMVSSMVLVLIKATWDLGGLGTVIERNVASGRLEYPDMELSLTKRLTFPVLMFGGTFNVINSGIINQVMMQRYVSLPSLKEAKSVVWLFILAKTIFLGLCAYAGLVIFAAYFNCDPFSTKIVTSKDQLLPLLVIDTLKDFPGASGLFLAGVFSASLSSLSSGLNSLAAVFLEDCFKPIFTKLTPKQEQVIVKTVVFVTGVIIVGLAAIVEKLGQILQLSAALGSISSGPLLGVFTLGILFPRANAKGALYAGFSGLIFMAWICFGAQTMLATGKMHYPIKPVYTDGCTFNITELVSTPQPPDDYDETNVFFLYRITFLLYTAMGTTFTVVFGLIISYLTGFNKIEDVDPLYLAPFLRPKATIDSKSFKENKEQYNEKFDTNIPMPEAVELLDKKIDSNCTEKK